One genomic region from Populus nigra chromosome 8, ddPopNigr1.1, whole genome shotgun sequence encodes:
- the LOC133701787 gene encoding E3 ubiquitin protein ligase RIN2-like: MGASYLAISAVCTVLSFSVLTEVSLDILRSDGLIVENLTNFDNANHALELLFGSYATIALVVNFVFNVFILLNLCLKTIFFGELYPSETQKLVERLINYAIYKGTLLPLVIPPTISQIGLWSIWLTVLCSLKMFQALARDRLERLNASPSATPWTYFRAYSVLLLVLSVDFFWIHMCYVIYRSTGSSMFLLLFFEPFSIAFETMQAMLVHGFQLLEIWLHHSTGNSANCQRFKFFDAIRAGSLLEWKGILIRDLGFSLEMAALIMALGHYVHIWWLHGVALHLVDVVLFFNIRALLSAIIKRIKGFIKLRMALDALHAALSDATSEELRAYDDECAICREPMAKAKRLLCSHLFHLACLRSWLDQGLNEIYSCPTCRKPLFVGRPENEANTHTGEVLADEQLAHQIHEGFDRQNTPGHALLDGAFPTQIQNSTESSPWRSAGLDSSWLPTLSGQGADGAGPSTAMRSVGLGGVQMMMRHLASVGETYAQTALEDAAWSLWPMSPSQATPSASSTPPAAGGRHPGGTGGLHMRTASHSTNDFIANILAMAETVREVLPHVPDELILQDLQRTNSATVTVNNLLHM; the protein is encoded by the exons ATGGGTGCCAGTTATTTAGCGATTTCAGCAGTGTGTACGGTTTTGAGTTTTTCGGTTCTAACAGAAGTGTCGTTAGATATATTGAGATCAGATGGTTTGATTGTTGAGAATCTTACCAACTTTGACAATGCCAACCATGCACTTGAGCTTCTGTTTGGTTCATATGCCACCATTGCATTGGTGGTGAATTTTGTATTCAATGTATTTATACTACTCAATCTTTGTCTTaag ACTATTTTCTTTGGAGAGTTGTATCCTTCTGAAACTCAAAAACTAGTGGAACGTCTCATTAATTATGCTATTTACAAG GGAACACTTTTACCACTGGTTATTCCACCAACAATTTCTCAAATAGGTCTCTGGTCAATTTGGCTGACTGTACTATGTTCTTTAAAG ATGTTTCAAGCATTAGCTAGAGATCGACTTGAACGTTTGAATGCATCTCCTTCTGCAACGCCATGGACATATTTTCGTGCTTATTCAGTGTTGTTGCTGGTCCTCTCTGTTGACTTTTTCTG GATACATATGTGTTATGTAATATACAGAAGCACAGGTTCATCCATGTTTCTGTTGTTGTTCTTTGAGCCTTTCAGTATTGCTTTTGAGACCATGCAA GCTATGCTGGTTCATGGATTTCAGTTGCTTGAGATTTGGCTCCATCATTCGACTGGGAATAGTGCAAATTGCCAAAGATTCAAGTTTTTTGATGCAATAAGAGCAG GTTCATTGTTGGAGTGGAAAGGCATTCTTATCCGGGATTTGGGCTTTTCGCTAGAAATGGCAGCCTTGATAATGGCACTTGGTCATTATGTGCATATTTGGTGGCTCCATGGTGTGGCACTTCATCTTGTGGACGTGGTCCTCTTTTTTAATATACGT GCTTTGCTAAGCGCTATCATAAAGCGTATAAAAGGATTTATCAAGCTTAGAATGGCTTTAGATGCCCTTCATGCAGCACTTTCTGATGCAACATCTGAAGAGCTACGAGCATATGATGATGAATGTGCTATATGTAGG GAACCTATGGCTAAGGCTAAAAGGCTACTTTGCAGTCACCTTTTTCATCTTGCTTGCTTGAGATCTTG GTTGGATCAGGGTTTAAATGAGATATACTCATGTCCCACTTGTCGGAAGCCACTTTTTGTAGGCAGGCCTGAAAATGAAGCAAATACTCATACTGGAGAAGTTCTGGCTGATGAGCAGCTTGCTCATCAAATACATGAAGGATTTGATCGGCAAAACACTCCAGGTCATGCGCTGCTTGATGGGGCATTCCCTACCCAGATTCAGAACTCTACAGAGAGCAGCCCTTGGAG AAGTGCAGGGTTGGATTCAAGTTGGCTACCTACTTTGTCCGGCCAGGGTGCGGATGGGGCTGGTCCCTCAACGGCTATGAGATCAGTTGGATTGGGGGGAGTTCAGATGATGATGAGGCATCTAGCATCTGTGGGAGAAACTTATGCACAAACTGCTCTCGAGGATGCCGCCTGGAGCCTTTGGCCAATGAGTCCATCTCAGGCCACTCCATCTGCCTCTTCCACCCCTCCTGCTGCTGGTGGAAGACACCCTGGTGGCACTGGTGGTTTACATATGAGGACCGCATCACACTCCACAAATGATTTCATAGCAAACATACTTGCTATGGCTGAGACAGTGCGGGAGGTTTTGCCCCATGTTCCAGATGAGTTGATACTCCAG GACTTGCAGCGAACAAATTCTGCTACTGTTACTGTAAATAATCTTCTGCACATGTGA